A window of the Lactuca sativa cultivar Salinas chromosome 5, Lsat_Salinas_v11, whole genome shotgun sequence genome harbors these coding sequences:
- the LOC111877586 gene encoding 40S ribosomal protein S16, with amino-acid sequence MAAAPPNSVQCFGRKKTAVAVTHCKAGRGLIKINGVPIELVQPEILRYKAFEPILLLGRHKFAGVDMRIRVKGGGHTSQIYAIRQSISKALVAYYQKFVDEEQKKEIKDILVRYDRTLLVADPRRCEPKKFGGRGARARFQKSYR; translated from the coding sequence ATGGCGGCAGCTCCACCCAACTCCGTTCAATGCTTCGGCCGGAAGAAGACGGCGGTTGCGGTCACACACTGCAAGGCTGGTCGTGGTCTAATCAAGATCAATGGTGTTCCAATCGAGCTCGTCCAGCCTGAAATCCTCCGTTACAAGGCGTTTGAGCCGATTCTCCTTCTTGGTCGTCACAAATTTGCTGGCGTAGACATGAGGATCCGAGTCAAAGGTGGAGGTCACACTTCTCAGATCTACGCAATTCGTCAGAGTATCTCTAAAGCGCTCGTCGCTTATTACCAGAAGTTTGTCGATGAAGAACAGAAGAAGGAAATAAAGGATATTCTCGTGAGATATGACCGAACACTACTTGTTGCTGATCCTAGGAGGTGCGAGCCGAAGAAGTTTGGTGGTCGTGGTGCTCGTGCGAGGTTTCAGAAGTCTTACCGTTGA